A window of Candidatus Deferrimicrobium sp. contains these coding sequences:
- the pth gene encoding aminoacyl-tRNA hydrolase, which produces MGNPGRRYGATLHNAGFLAIDRIAESLGVRWRAAASASLGTAEIDGQHVVLAKPMTFMNLSGDAVAPLYRKHAGGPGDLVVLHDDLDLPTGAVRLKRGGGTGGHNGLRSLKERLGTGDFLRIRVGIGRPPAGIDPADYVLTPPAPELREAFDAAIAAAGEAFADIARLGFDKAMTRWNAKAREDNKSGKTPPDTPGGNILLAPGTSSGGSISRKEARSQDDTEEV; this is translated from the coding sequence CTGGGGAATCCGGGGCGTCGGTACGGCGCCACGCTCCACAACGCGGGGTTCCTGGCGATCGACAGGATCGCCGAATCGTTGGGCGTGCGGTGGCGCGCTGCGGCCTCGGCTTCGCTGGGAACCGCCGAGATCGATGGGCAACACGTCGTCCTCGCCAAGCCGATGACGTTCATGAACCTGTCCGGCGACGCGGTGGCCCCGCTCTACCGGAAGCACGCCGGCGGCCCGGGGGATCTGGTGGTCCTCCACGACGACCTCGATCTGCCGACCGGCGCGGTGCGGCTCAAGCGCGGCGGCGGGACGGGCGGCCACAATGGGCTGCGCTCCCTGAAGGAACGTCTCGGGACGGGCGATTTCTTGAGGATCCGAGTGGGGATCGGACGCCCCCCCGCGGGGATCGACCCGGCCGACTACGTCCTGACCCCCCCGGCTCCCGAGCTCCGGGAGGCGTTCGACGCGGCGATCGCCGCCGCCGGCGAGGCGTTCGCCGACATCGCGAGGCTCGGTTTCGACAAGGCCATGACGCGCTGGAACGCGAAGGCGCGCGAGGACAATAAGAGTGGCAAGACCCCGCCGGACACCCCGGGGGGAAACATACTCCTTGCTCCCGGCACATCGTCCGGGGGCTCGATCAGCCGAAAGGAGGCAAGATCGCAAGATGACACCGAAGAGGTATGA
- the rpsF gene encoding 30S ribosomal protein S6 yields MTPKRYETAILFDPELPEDARKEFLGKLSGIVTAYKGEVLKTDDWGNRKLAYAIKKRTNAFYTFLLYTGDRGVVEEVERNIKIFEGILRHLTTLHTAPLAPKVEAAAPPAGDAPADSGTPAPETPQTPAAPAEA; encoded by the coding sequence ATGACACCGAAGAGGTATGAAACCGCCATCCTGTTCGACCCCGAACTCCCGGAAGACGCGAGGAAAGAGTTCCTCGGAAAGCTCTCCGGGATCGTCACCGCCTACAAGGGCGAGGTGTTGAAGACCGACGACTGGGGAAATCGCAAACTCGCCTACGCGATCAAGAAGAGGACCAACGCCTTCTACACCTTCCTCCTCTACACCGGGGACCGCGGCGTCGTCGAGGAGGTGGAGCGCAACATCAAGATCTTCGAGGGCATTCTCCGCCACCTGACCACGCTGCACACCGCTCCGCTTGCGCCGAAGGTCGAGGCGGCCGCACCCCCCGCGGGAGACGCGCCTGCGGACTCCGGGACGCCCGCGCCCGAAACGCCCCAAACGCCCGCGGCCCCCGCGGAAGCCTGA
- a CDS encoding single-stranded DNA-binding protein, whose product MVTFNRVILAGNLTRDPETRFLPSGVAVTSFSIAVNRRYKSNNEVKEEVSFFDISVFGKTGENCAEYLSKGRPVLVEGRLRQRSWETDGVKRSKIEVVADNVQFLGGPRGASAEPSAPAAPTPESQDDDIPF is encoded by the coding sequence ATGGTCACCTTCAACCGTGTCATCCTCGCCGGCAATCTCACGCGGGATCCCGAGACGCGTTTTCTCCCTTCCGGGGTGGCCGTGACCAGCTTCAGCATCGCGGTGAATCGCCGCTACAAGTCGAACAACGAGGTCAAGGAAGAGGTCTCCTTCTTCGATATCTCCGTCTTCGGGAAGACGGGGGAGAACTGCGCAGAGTACCTGTCGAAGGGGCGGCCCGTGCTGGTCGAGGGGCGCCTTCGGCAGCGCAGCTGGGAGACCGACGGCGTGAAGCGGAGCAAGATCGAGGTCGTGGCGGACAACGTCCAGTTCCTCGGCGGACCGCGCGGCGCGTCGGCCGAGCCTTCCGCGCCGGCGGCTCCGACGCCCGAATCGCAAGACGACGACATCCCGTTCTGA
- the rpsR gene encoding 30S ribosomal protein S18, translating to MSTPYKPRPSSSGPRRDDHRGPAGGGKKRYIRKKFCRFCAEKELAIDYKNAYMIKQFVSERGKIVPRRITGNCAKHQRKLTVEIKKARILALIAFTATQVR from the coding sequence ATGAGCACCCCGTACAAACCTCGCCCATCGTCTTCCGGTCCCCGGCGCGACGACCATCGCGGCCCGGCCGGAGGAGGGAAGAAGCGGTACATCCGCAAGAAGTTCTGCCGCTTCTGCGCGGAGAAAGAGCTCGCGATCGATTACAAGAACGCGTACATGATCAAGCAGTTCGTCTCCGAGCGCGGGAAGATCGTCCCCCGGCGCATCACGGGGAACTGCGCGAAGCACCAGCGGAAGCTGACGGTGGAGATCAAGAAGGCGCGGATCCTCGCGCTGATCGCCTTCACCGCCACGCAGGTCCGGTAG
- the rplI gene encoding 50S ribosomal protein L9 — translation MKIILRENVEKLGKAGEVVKVKDGYGRNYLIPRQLAVLANVRNMKALDHDRRTIETRAKKTRKASEATAATLSAVTLTLPAKAGEEGKLFGAITSRDIAEALGKAGVTVDRKAIQLADPIKQVGDYKVKIRVAADVLPEISVSVVPEA, via the coding sequence ATGAAGATCATCCTGCGCGAGAACGTGGAAAAGCTGGGAAAGGCCGGCGAGGTCGTCAAGGTCAAGGACGGATACGGACGGAACTACCTGATCCCGCGGCAGTTGGCGGTCCTGGCGAACGTGCGGAACATGAAGGCTCTCGATCACGATCGGCGGACGATCGAAACGCGGGCGAAGAAGACCAGGAAGGCCTCCGAGGCGACGGCGGCGACGCTGTCCGCCGTAACCCTCACCCTTCCCGCGAAAGCGGGGGAGGAGGGGAAGCTGTTCGGCGCCATCACGTCGCGGGACATCGCGGAGGCGCTCGGGAAGGCCGGCGTGACCGTCGACCGCAAGGCGATCCAGCTCGCCGACCCGATCAAGCAGGTGGGCGACTACAAGGTGAAGATCCGGGTGGCGGCCGACGTCCTCCCCGAGATCTCCGTCAGCGTGGTGCCCGAAGCGTAA
- the dnaB gene encoding replicative DNA helicase encodes MDENRGTTPGGNDASLRVPPHDLHAEQAVLASVLLNNDLINGVMEVLRPGDFYQGAHRTLYEAMVDLYDRGRPIDQLTLSAVLKDRNAEQQVGGLPYLSEIVTSVPISDNVVHYARIVKEKSILRKTISATQEISTAAFQGVADIDVFLDRTEQTIFAIAEEKIRPSYYAMGEMAREAMKEIEEAYERKERITGVASGFRDLDQVTAGFQRSNMIVVAARPGMGKTSLCLNIAVSAATRQKLPVAIFSLEMSRQELAMRMICSEARVNFQRLRTGHLAQEEVNRLVAAVGKLSEAPIYTDDSGTLSAMELRAKARRLKKERGIGLIIVDYLQLMHGSNTRQNTENRVQEVSEISRSMKSLAKELNIPVVAVSQLSRGVESRNDKRPQMADLRESGAIEQDSDLILFVYREEMYAKEKTPQEAKGVAEIIIGKNRSGPMRDVKLAFLSQFTRFEDLAQDLE; translated from the coding sequence ATGGACGAGAATCGCGGCACGACGCCTGGCGGCAACGACGCCTCCCTCCGGGTTCCTCCCCACGATCTCCACGCGGAGCAGGCCGTCCTTGCCTCGGTCCTGCTGAACAACGACCTGATCAACGGCGTGATGGAGGTCCTGCGCCCTGGCGATTTCTACCAGGGAGCCCATCGGACCCTCTATGAGGCGATGGTCGACCTCTACGACCGCGGGCGCCCCATCGACCAGCTCACACTGTCCGCGGTCCTGAAGGACCGGAACGCGGAACAGCAGGTCGGCGGGCTCCCCTACCTCTCCGAGATCGTCACCTCCGTCCCCATCTCCGACAACGTCGTGCATTACGCGCGCATCGTGAAAGAGAAGTCGATCCTCCGGAAGACGATCTCCGCGACGCAGGAGATCTCCACCGCCGCCTTCCAGGGAGTCGCCGACATCGACGTCTTCCTCGACCGGACCGAGCAGACGATCTTCGCCATCGCCGAGGAGAAGATCCGGCCCTCCTACTACGCCATGGGCGAGATGGCCCGCGAGGCGATGAAGGAGATCGAGGAGGCGTACGAGCGGAAGGAGCGTATCACCGGGGTCGCGTCCGGTTTCCGGGACCTGGACCAGGTTACCGCGGGGTTCCAGCGGTCCAACATGATCGTCGTGGCGGCCCGCCCGGGGATGGGGAAGACCTCGCTCTGCCTCAACATCGCGGTGAGCGCCGCAACAAGGCAGAAGCTGCCCGTCGCGATCTTCTCCCTCGAGATGAGCCGCCAGGAACTGGCGATGCGGATGATCTGCTCCGAGGCGCGCGTCAATTTCCAGCGGCTTCGCACGGGGCACCTCGCACAGGAGGAGGTCAACCGGCTGGTCGCCGCCGTGGGGAAGCTCTCCGAGGCGCCGATCTACACCGACGATTCCGGGACGCTGTCGGCGATGGAGCTGCGGGCGAAGGCGCGGCGGCTCAAGAAGGAGCGGGGCATCGGACTGATCATCGTCGACTACCTGCAGCTGATGCACGGCTCCAACACCCGGCAGAACACCGAGAACCGGGTGCAGGAGGTCTCCGAGATCTCGCGCTCCATGAAGTCGCTGGCCAAGGAGCTGAACATCCCGGTGGTCGCGGTTTCCCAGCTCAGCCGCGGGGTGGAGAGCCGGAACGATAAACGCCCTCAAATGGCGGACTTACGTGAATCCGGGGCGATCGAGCAGGACAGCGACCTGATCCTGTTTGTCTATCGCGAGGAGATGTACGCCAAGGAGAAGACACCGCAGGAGGCGAAGGGGGTCGCCGAGATCATCATCGGGAAGAACCGGAGCGGCCCCATGCGCGACGTGAAGCTCGCCTTCCTGTCGCAGTTCACCCGTTTCGAAGACCTTGCGCAGGATCTCGAGTAG
- a CDS encoding patatin-like phospholipase family protein produces MYLRRFPHVVLSALLLLLLASCAGREVTPTPVKPPRKAVKVALVLGAGAAKGFAHVGVLKVLEANHVPVHMIVGTSVGSFVGSLYAYGYTAYDLQKIAMEIERGEIADLTVPDNGFVKGEKLEAYVNRMIRGTTIENLRIPFYAVTTDIGSGQEMVFGRGNTGSAVRASCSIPGIFRPVRIGDRTYVDGGVVSPVAVDAARRMGADVVIAVDISGGVSGSTPDTTLDTIFQAIGVMYSKIAAAQLPRADVVIQPKVGYIASGDFTKRHEAILEGEKAAQAALPKIQTLLGEPGR; encoded by the coding sequence ATGTACCTGCGGCGCTTCCCGCACGTCGTCCTTTCAGCTCTCCTGCTCCTGCTGCTCGCCTCGTGCGCCGGACGCGAAGTAACACCGACCCCCGTCAAACCGCCGCGCAAAGCGGTCAAGGTGGCCCTCGTCCTGGGGGCAGGTGCGGCCAAGGGGTTCGCCCACGTGGGAGTGCTGAAGGTGCTCGAAGCGAACCATGTCCCCGTCCACATGATCGTCGGGACCAGCGTGGGGAGCTTCGTCGGGAGCCTGTACGCCTACGGCTACACCGCCTACGACCTGCAGAAAATCGCCATGGAGATCGAAAGGGGGGAGATCGCCGACCTGACCGTCCCCGACAACGGGTTCGTGAAGGGGGAGAAGCTCGAGGCGTACGTCAACCGGATGATCCGGGGAACGACGATCGAGAACCTTCGGATTCCCTTCTACGCGGTGACCACCGATATCGGCTCCGGCCAGGAGATGGTATTCGGGAGGGGGAACACGGGCTCGGCGGTGCGCGCGAGCTGTTCCATCCCCGGCATCTTCCGGCCGGTGCGGATCGGCGACCGGACGTACGTGGACGGGGGCGTGGTGAGCCCTGTGGCGGTGGACGCGGCGAGGCGGATGGGAGCGGACGTGGTGATCGCCGTCGACATCTCCGGGGGAGTTTCCGGCTCCACCCCCGATACCACGCTGGACACGATCTTCCAGGCGATTGGCGTGATGTACTCGAAAATCGCCGCGGCCCAACTACCGCGGGCCGACGTGGTCATCCAACCGAAAGTGGGATACATCGCCTCCGGCGACTTCACGAAGCGCCACGAGGCGATCCTGGAGGGGGAGAAGGCCGCCCAGGCCGCACTGCCGAAGATCCAGACACTGTTGGGGGAACCCGGCAGATAA
- a CDS encoding PfkB family carbohydrate kinase, which translates to MGRRNGTPVILAFGGFDPTGGAGVLMDSRAAAAAGAHTSAVVSCLTVQTTVSFSRFASVPRDVLDESLASAAKSFHLRAVKVGMVGTRAAAEAVLSFAAAHRDLPLVLDPVLRSSSGAPLLSTSALPAYRLLLRRAAVLTPNLPEAEKLLDHRIDSFADAADAAGEFSERTGASVVLKGGHFPWKGRRGTDIVFSDGRTTLLPPIGARRGDPHGTGCALAAMIAARIAAGDAVVPAVLAAKSILSKLITGGFPSAEGRPTLFP; encoded by the coding sequence ATGGGAAGACGGAACGGGACGCCGGTGATCCTCGCGTTCGGGGGGTTCGATCCGACCGGGGGGGCGGGCGTATTGATGGATTCGCGCGCGGCGGCCGCGGCCGGGGCGCACACCAGCGCGGTCGTCTCGTGCCTCACGGTGCAGACCACCGTCTCCTTCTCCCGCTTCGCCTCCGTCCCTCGCGACGTCCTGGACGAATCGCTTGCCTCCGCCGCGAAAAGCTTCCACCTGCGGGCCGTCAAGGTCGGGATGGTGGGGACCCGCGCCGCCGCGGAGGCGGTCCTCTCCTTCGCCGCCGCGCACCGCGATCTTCCCCTCGTTCTCGACCCCGTGCTGCGATCCTCCTCCGGCGCGCCGCTCTTGTCCACGTCCGCGTTGCCGGCGTATCGGCTTCTGCTCCGTCGCGCCGCGGTGCTCACTCCCAACCTTCCCGAAGCGGAAAAACTTCTCGATCACCGAATCGATTCCTTCGCCGACGCCGCCGATGCCGCGGGGGAGTTCTCCGAACGGACCGGGGCCTCCGTGGTCCTCAAGGGGGGCCACTTCCCGTGGAAGGGGCGCCGGGGGACGGACATCGTCTTTTCCGACGGCCGGACCACGCTCCTTCCGCCGATCGGCGCCCGCCGGGGCGACCCGCACGGCACCGGATGCGCCCTCGCCGCGATGATCGCCGCGCGGATCGCGGCGGGGGACGCGGTCGTTCCCGCCGTCCTTGCCGCGAAATCCATTCTGTCGAAACTGATCACCGGCGGTTTCCCCTCGGCGGAGGGGCGCCCCACCCTGTTCCCGTGA
- a CDS encoding sigma-54 dependent transcriptional regulator: MKRILIADDDESIRWVLRKTVAGMGFTADLAEDGEQALALLVKNTYAAAFVDIRMPGMEGIEVLERVEARKSPTRFFIMTAVRRPDAAARSTRAGAAEFITKPFELSRIEELLRNVASEASSRERPYQPGAQEDWGSERIVGKSRVLLELFQSVGKVAGSDAPVLLLGQRGVGKELIARSIHELGGRTGPFVAVNIPAIPRDLQEAELFGHEKGSFTGAESARQGKLAAATDGTLFLDEIGDTPLDLQAKLLRVLQEREYTPVGSNQARPFRGGIIAATNRELRKMVADGKFREDLFDRLNVFPLRVPSLSERKEDIPLLADYFLQKYCAILSRPPRSFSKEAVEELATRPWKGNVRELENFVQRLAILSPGKLLRHDDVVRELSRGEGAPDSSSAPMEQIVEERIREFLRRLGPALDSETRLHDLFIRQVERPLVKVVLEATAGNQIRAAAILGIHRNTLRKKVAEFGLASKGRKRKGS, encoded by the coding sequence GTGAAACGAATCCTCATCGCAGATGACGACGAGAGCATCCGCTGGGTTCTCCGGAAGACCGTCGCCGGCATGGGGTTCACCGCGGACCTCGCGGAAGACGGAGAACAGGCGCTCGCCCTCCTGGTAAAGAACACGTACGCCGCCGCCTTCGTCGACATCCGGATGCCGGGAATGGAAGGGATCGAGGTGCTCGAACGCGTGGAGGCGCGCAAGTCCCCCACACGCTTCTTCATCATGACCGCCGTCCGTCGGCCCGACGCCGCCGCTCGCTCGACCCGCGCAGGCGCCGCGGAATTCATCACCAAGCCGTTCGAGCTGTCCCGAATCGAGGAACTCCTTCGGAACGTCGCCAGCGAAGCCTCCTCCCGCGAGCGCCCGTACCAGCCGGGGGCCCAGGAGGATTGGGGATCCGAACGGATCGTGGGGAAAAGCCGCGTCCTCCTCGAATTGTTCCAGAGCGTGGGGAAGGTGGCGGGATCGGATGCACCCGTGCTGCTGCTTGGGCAGCGCGGCGTGGGGAAGGAGTTGATCGCCCGGAGCATCCACGAACTGGGGGGGCGCACGGGTCCCTTCGTGGCGGTGAACATCCCCGCGATCCCCCGCGACCTGCAGGAGGCGGAGTTGTTCGGACACGAGAAGGGGTCGTTCACCGGGGCGGAGAGCGCCCGCCAGGGGAAACTGGCCGCCGCGACGGACGGCACCCTCTTCCTCGACGAGATCGGCGACACGCCCCTCGATCTGCAGGCCAAGCTGCTGCGGGTCCTCCAGGAACGGGAGTACACCCCCGTGGGCTCCAACCAGGCGAGGCCGTTCCGTGGGGGGATCATCGCGGCGACCAACCGCGAATTGCGGAAAATGGTGGCGGACGGGAAATTCCGGGAGGATCTCTTCGACCGGCTGAACGTCTTTCCACTGCGCGTGCCTTCCCTCTCGGAAAGGAAGGAGGACATCCCGCTGCTGGCGGACTACTTCCTGCAAAAATATTGCGCCATTCTCTCCCGCCCGCCGCGCTCCTTCTCGAAGGAGGCGGTCGAGGAGCTCGCCACCCGCCCGTGGAAGGGGAACGTGCGGGAACTCGAGAACTTCGTCCAGCGCCTGGCGATCCTCTCCCCGGGAAAACTTCTGCGGCACGACGACGTGGTGCGCGAGTTGTCCAGGGGCGAAGGCGCGCCCGACTCCTCTTCCGCACCGATGGAGCAGATAGTCGAGGAGCGGATCCGGGAGTTCCTCCGGCGGCTCGGACCGGCGCTCGACTCCGAGACCCGCCTTCACGACCTGTTCATTCGACAGGTGGAACGCCCACTCGTGAAGGTCGTTCTCGAGGCGACGGCGGGAAACCAGATCCGCGCGGCGGCGATCCTGGGGATCCACCGGAACACGCTTCGGAAGAAGGTCGCGGAGTTCGGGCTGGCGTCGAAGGGCCGGAAGAGGAAAGGGTCGTGA
- a CDS encoding two-component system sensor histidine kinase NtrB yields the protein MSDLLRQTLESVNVGILVFDLAGKLAYINPAAEEILQGSFQALAGKHFRTLFRGSPEAVRIVRKAIEENTPVTGFDVALKPVGRGQAVQRREAASIPVMLGASPLSGTSGDPQGAVLSVKSSEILSLVGQEERATVRAEEMQMLAYGIAHEIKNPLGGILGAAQWILRGEGPDEDRAEGVRLILREARRINDLVEKMLEMGKTPPPSRPFPLPPLLREAEQLLLSEARTQGKEVRFDLRVDPSLPPVSGHPDTVYQALLNILKNAVESIERSGTVGIKARMNVNYRFARGRGRRRSFLEIEISDNGKGMTDEELRKALLPFYTTKARGTGLGLVMARQAVTRVGGKMEIRSSPGVGTTVLLTLPVDPGRKAAT from the coding sequence TTGAGCGACCTCCTCCGGCAGACACTGGAGTCGGTCAACGTCGGAATCCTCGTCTTCGACCTCGCGGGAAAGCTGGCGTACATCAACCCCGCCGCCGAAGAGATCCTGCAAGGCTCCTTTCAGGCTCTCGCCGGGAAACATTTCCGGACCCTTTTCCGGGGAAGCCCGGAGGCGGTCCGGATCGTCCGGAAGGCGATCGAGGAGAACACGCCGGTCACGGGCTTCGACGTGGCGTTGAAACCGGTGGGCAGGGGGCAGGCGGTTCAGCGCCGCGAGGCCGCTTCCATCCCGGTGATGCTCGGGGCCTCCCCGCTATCCGGGACGTCCGGCGATCCGCAGGGGGCGGTCCTCTCGGTCAAATCATCCGAGATCCTTTCGCTCGTCGGCCAGGAGGAACGGGCGACGGTCCGCGCCGAGGAGATGCAGATGCTGGCGTACGGAATCGCACACGAGATCAAGAACCCCCTGGGCGGGATCCTTGGCGCGGCGCAGTGGATCCTGCGCGGAGAAGGCCCGGACGAGGACCGCGCCGAGGGGGTCCGGCTGATCCTGCGCGAGGCGCGGAGGATCAACGACCTCGTGGAGAAGATGCTCGAGATGGGGAAAACTCCCCCGCCCTCGCGGCCCTTCCCCCTCCCCCCCCTGCTGCGCGAGGCGGAGCAGCTTCTCCTCTCCGAGGCCCGGACCCAGGGAAAGGAGGTCCGTTTCGATCTCCGCGTGGACCCGAGCCTTCCCCCGGTCTCCGGACACCCGGACACCGTTTACCAGGCCCTCCTCAACATATTGAAGAACGCCGTTGAATCGATCGAACGATCCGGAACCGTGGGGATCAAGGCGCGGATGAACGTCAACTACCGCTTCGCCCGGGGGCGGGGCAGGAGGCGCTCGTTTCTCGAGATCGAGATCTCCGACAACGGAAAGGGGATGACCGATGAGGAGCTGCGCAAGGCGCTCCTCCCCTTCTACACCACGAAGGCGCGCGGCACCGGGCTCGGCCTGGTGATGGCAAGGCAGGCCGTGACGCGGGTCGGGGGGAAGATGGAGATCCGCTCTTCTCCCGGCGTCGGAACTACGGTATTACTAACCTTGCCGGTCGATCCCGGGAGGAAGGCCGCGACGTGA
- a CDS encoding tRNA dihydrouridine synthase, whose translation MDFRGKLILAPLAGVTDTTFRRLCRENGADIVVTEMVSAKGLLCDPVRSGRYLAYDDAERPVGAQLFGSDPGEIAEAAVEVARRGFDFVDINMGCPVRKVTGGGSGAAILSNPRVAGEIARAAVRAAGIPVTAKIRSGFGKEKETYLAVAEKLFSAGIAAVTLHPRHRGQMFAGTADWTHIAAMKRAFPGETIVGNGDVRAPGDVARMLAETGCDSVMIGRAAMGNPWIFAILTREIALPAVPDRPLSFPTSPTPEARRSLILRHGEHGIKEMRKHLAWYSRGIQGAAAFRSELPKVADPETFRAVVGRFF comes from the coding sequence ATGGATTTCCGGGGGAAATTGATCCTCGCCCCGCTGGCGGGGGTGACGGATACGACGTTCCGGCGCTTGTGCCGGGAGAACGGCGCCGACATCGTGGTGACCGAGATGGTGTCGGCCAAGGGGCTCCTGTGCGATCCCGTCCGTTCCGGGAGGTACCTCGCCTACGATGATGCGGAGCGCCCCGTGGGCGCCCAGTTGTTCGGTTCCGATCCCGGGGAGATCGCGGAGGCCGCGGTCGAGGTCGCCCGCCGCGGGTTCGACTTCGTGGACATCAACATGGGGTGTCCCGTGCGAAAGGTGACCGGCGGCGGATCCGGGGCGGCGATCCTGTCCAATCCGCGTGTCGCCGGGGAGATCGCCCGGGCGGCGGTCCGGGCGGCCGGAATCCCGGTGACCGCCAAGATCCGGTCGGGCTTCGGAAAGGAGAAAGAGACGTACCTCGCGGTGGCGGAGAAGCTGTTTTCCGCCGGGATTGCCGCCGTGACCCTGCACCCCCGTCATCGTGGGCAGATGTTCGCCGGAACCGCGGACTGGACGCATATCGCCGCCATGAAGCGGGCGTTCCCCGGGGAAACGATCGTCGGAAACGGGGATGTCCGGGCGCCGGGGGACGTCGCCCGGATGCTTGCCGAAACCGGGTGCGACAGCGTGATGATCGGGCGGGCCGCCATGGGAAACCCGTGGATCTTCGCAATCCTTACGCGGGAGATCGCCCTCCCCGCCGTTCCCGACCGTCCGCTCTCCTTCCCGACGTCCCCTACCCCCGAAGCCCGACGCTCCCTGATACTGCGCCACGGGGAGCACGGGATCAAGGAGATGCGCAAACACCTCGCCTGGTACAGCCGCGGGATCCAGGGCGCCGCCGCCTTCCGCTCGGAGCTGCCGAAGGTCGCCGACCCGGAGACTTTCCGGGCCGTCGTCGGGCGATTCTTTTGA